One Candidatus Korarchaeum sp. genomic region harbors:
- a CDS encoding NUDIX hydrolase produces the protein MKGTKMHVVPCVVVFNREGKVLLLRRAMSKRNGGRWEIPGGSLKYGESPRKGAIRELMEETGIKVSPLSVFPVDTFGFLYSEMGVEFIIPLYFTVAEEFEPRIREDEHDGWGWFTVEEVKEMELRDESMKGAYIMVLAAKRVMEKYLNGFGSSPEYHGLPSE, from the coding sequence TTGAAGGGCACCAAGATGCACGTAGTCCCCTGCGTAGTGGTCTTCAATAGGGAGGGAAAGGTCCTATTGTTGAGGAGGGCTATGAGCAAGAGGAACGGTGGGAGATGGGAGATTCCGGGAGGGAGCTTGAAGTACGGCGAGTCACCGAGAAAGGGTGCAATAAGAGAATTAATGGAGGAAACGGGAATTAAGGTGAGCCCTCTATCAGTTTTTCCGGTTGATACGTTCGGTTTCCTTTACTCAGAAATGGGGGTCGAGTTCATAATCCCCCTTTACTTCACGGTCGCCGAGGAGTTCGAGCCCAGGATAAGGGAGGATGAACACGATGGTTGGGGGTGGTTCACCGTGGAGGAGGTTAAGGAGATGGAGTTGAGGGACGAAAGCATGAAGGGAGCCTACATAATGGTCCTCGCCGCTAAGAGAGTAATGGAAAAATATCTTAACGGGTTCGGATCATCACCCGAATATCACGGACTCCCTTCCGAATAA